The genome window TCGCTATTTATTTCGAGACACCCTCGAGTCGGTTCGCCGGTTGATCGAAATCAAGCTTGATCCATCGGCGCTGCCCAAGCATCCGCTGCGTTATGCCGGCGTCCCACTGACCGCCCTGCGAATGCTACCTCGTGGAGTTCGCAGCGGGTCGGTCAATCAAAACTCTTGCCCTCTTTCCGAACTTCCTCAACTGAAGTGCTGGCCCGACGACGGCGGCGCCTTCGTCACACTCCCTCAAGTCTTGAGCGTCGATCCAAAATCCCCTGACAACTTGATGCAGGTCAACCTGGGAATGTATCGGGTGCAATTGTCGGGCAACGATTACAACCCCGACAACCAAGTTGGCCTGCACTACCAAATCCATCGTGGGATCGGTGTCCATCACCGCGAGGCAATCAACCGTGGTGCTCCCTTGGATGTGGCGATCACCGTCGGCGGCGCTCCCGCGATGAGCCTGGCCGCCGTGATGCCACTTCCCGAAGGGCTGACGGAATTGACGTTTGCCGGTGCGTTGTCTGGCAGACGAATTCAAATGATTCGCGGCGATCACGCGCCCGTCTATGCTGACGCGGACTTTGCCATTGTTGGCCAAATCGATCCGGCGGCCACACTGCCCGAAGGTCCTTTTGGAGACCACCTGGGCTACTACTCGCTTCGCCACAACTTCCCATACATGAAAGTCAAACATGTGTGGCATCGCAAAGACGCCATTTGGCCATTCACCGTTGTCGGTCGTCCACCCCAAGAAGACACCACCTTTGGCCAGTTGATCCATGAACTAACCGATCCGATTATCCCCACCGTGATCCCCGGTGTGAAAGCGGTTCATGCCGTCGATGCCGCTGGCGTCCATCCACTGCTGCTAGCCATCGGAAGTGAACGCTACATGCCTTACATGAACGCGGCCGCCCCCCAAGAACTGCTCAC of Neorhodopirellula lusitana contains these proteins:
- a CDS encoding UbiD family decarboxylase produces the protein MKHRSTRDVVNDLRADGRLIDVTDEVDPNLEMAEIQRRVYASGGPGILFHNVRGCRFPMASNLFASLEQARYLFRDTLESVRRLIEIKLDPSALPKHPLRYAGVPLTALRMLPRGVRSGSVNQNSCPLSELPQLKCWPDDGGAFVTLPQVLSVDPKSPDNLMQVNLGMYRVQLSGNDYNPDNQVGLHYQIHRGIGVHHREAINRGAPLDVAITVGGAPAMSLAAVMPLPEGLTELTFAGALSGRRIQMIRGDHAPVYADADFAIVGQIDPAATLPEGPFGDHLGYYSLRHNFPYMKVKHVWHRKDAIWPFTVVGRPPQEDTTFGQLIHELTDPIIPTVIPGVKAVHAVDAAGVHPLLLAIGSERYMPYMNAAAPQELLTQANAILGNGQLSLAKYLWITDDPNDQLDIHDIQSFMQHMLQRVDWRRDLHFQTRTTIDTLDYSGTGLNQGSKLVIAATGEPQTELGENLPAELTLPDQFRDAKVVMPGVIAITGPPHVGAPSQRDMHQLAEHLSGIFTGRETLRSYPIITVCDDSDFAACSLKNWLWLTFTRSNPATDISGVEEMVVNKHWGCRGPLLIDARVKPHHAPPLIEDQETLKKVDARATRGDALAKFL